One Streptomyces mobaraensis NBRC 13819 = DSM 40847 DNA segment encodes these proteins:
- a CDS encoding TetR/AcrR family transcriptional regulator C-terminal domain-containing protein: MGIIAGQGDPTASMTLLWKGEDARPARKAPGPKPGLTVDAIVEAAVAVADEAASAAGLSMRTVAERLGCSSMALYTYVPGKAELLDLMYDRVHAELPIDRAAGDDWRTEVTTWASELKEFCLRHPWVLQVSYARPVLGPHEQAVLEALLRALSGARLEAGALRAVVSSLFHFVHGSARTTAEARRAAAVTGVADRDWWTARVTLLNELAPDFADRFPLSTRLASARTPPAADGDPTDTWERETDRVFAAGLAVLLDGIEAAAGSPSAEAGAGR; encoded by the coding sequence GTGGGCATCATCGCCGGGCAGGGCGACCCGACCGCGTCCATGACGCTGCTGTGGAAAGGGGAGGACGCGCGTCCCGCGCGCAAGGCGCCGGGCCCCAAGCCCGGCCTGACCGTCGACGCCATCGTCGAGGCGGCGGTCGCGGTGGCCGACGAGGCCGCGTCGGCGGCGGGACTGTCGATGCGCACGGTGGCGGAGCGGCTGGGGTGCTCGTCGATGGCGCTCTACACCTACGTGCCCGGCAAGGCGGAACTCCTCGACCTCATGTACGACCGCGTGCACGCCGAACTCCCCATCGACCGGGCGGCGGGCGACGACTGGCGGACGGAGGTGACGACCTGGGCGTCGGAACTCAAGGAGTTCTGCCTGCGGCACCCGTGGGTGCTCCAGGTCTCGTACGCGCGCCCGGTGCTCGGCCCGCACGAGCAGGCCGTTCTGGAGGCGCTGCTCCGCGCCCTGTCGGGCGCCCGGCTGGAGGCAGGGGCGCTGCGGGCGGTGGTGAGTTCGCTGTTCCACTTCGTGCACGGCTCGGCGCGGACGACGGCGGAGGCGCGCCGGGCGGCGGCCGTGACCGGCGTCGCGGACCGGGACTGGTGGACCGCCCGGGTGACCCTCCTGAACGAGCTCGCCCCCGATTTCGCCGACCGCTTCCCGCTGTCGACGCGGCTCGCCTCCGCCCGGACCCCGCCCGCGGCGGACGGGGATCCGACGGACACCTGGGAGCGCGAGACCGACCGCGTCTTCGCGGCCGGCCTGGCCGTCCTGCTGGACGGGATCGAGGCGGCGGCCGGCTCCCCGAGCGCGGAGGCGGGCGCCGGCCGGTGA
- a CDS encoding alpha/beta fold hydrolase, which yields MIEARLHDGSVLPVEVHGTGSATVLLPVDPRPAEGARAEELRRWGVDPALGRSLARGLADAGFRAVAFPYEGHLMAHPRPDALTPDTITADLLAVADATGADRFAYYGYSWLALSGLQLALRTDRLTALAMGGFPPLGGPYAEMLRVTRAAHAMAASAAAPGTTAVGTTDPNGYDWSSVAVSASEAQTRQFVTLYEALRDFDERAASARLRCPRLCFAGSSDTIPYGEGWGGVTVDIGGALAAGRTELAAAGWTVRLLDGLDHTQAMQPAHVLPVLLPWLTASRSALDDAVRPPR from the coding sequence GTGATCGAAGCGAGGCTCCACGACGGCAGCGTGCTCCCGGTGGAGGTCCACGGCACCGGGTCCGCCACCGTGCTCCTCCCCGTCGATCCACGTCCCGCGGAAGGGGCGCGCGCCGAGGAACTCCGGCGCTGGGGCGTCGATCCCGCCCTCGGCCGGTCTCTCGCGCGAGGTCTCGCGGACGCCGGTTTCCGCGCGGTCGCGTTCCCCTACGAGGGCCACCTCATGGCCCACCCCCGGCCGGACGCCCTCACCCCGGACACCATCACCGCCGACCTCCTGGCCGTCGCCGACGCGACGGGCGCCGACCGGTTCGCCTACTACGGCTACTCCTGGCTGGCCCTCAGCGGCCTCCAACTCGCCCTGCGCACCGACCGGCTCACCGCCCTCGCGATGGGCGGCTTCCCGCCCCTCGGCGGCCCGTACGCGGAGATGCTGCGCGTCACGAGGGCCGCGCACGCGATGGCGGCTTCCGCCGCCGCCCCTGGTACGACGGCCGTCGGGACCACGGACCCGAACGGCTACGACTGGTCGTCCGTGGCAGTCTCCGCCTCCGAGGCGCAGACCCGGCAGTTCGTGACCCTGTACGAGGCGCTGCGCGACTTCGACGAACGGGCCGCGTCGGCGCGGCTGCGCTGCCCGCGCCTGTGCTTCGCCGGTTCCTCCGACACGATCCCCTACGGGGAGGGCTGGGGCGGCGTCACCGTCGACATCGGCGGCGCGCTCGCGGCCGGCCGTACGGAACTGGCCGCCGCCGGCTGGACGGTCCGCCTTCTCGACGGCCTCGACCACACGCAGGCGATGCAGCCGGCGCATGTCCTGCCGGTGCTGCTGCCTTGGCTGACGGCTTCACGCTCAGCCCTGGACGACGCCGTACGTCCACCGAGGTGA
- a CDS encoding helix-turn-helix transcriptional regulator, whose product MSDPERLDPSRGIIARYASRLRELRVERGLTRAEVADRVFLSYSAIAKFESGERFPVEEVAQLLDEVLEAGGSLFDLWDDIQESPDTRWAKRHLDYESRTVKFRHYTDFMPALLQTDDYLTALLRHSLPEFGGSLEAKVRYRQKRRALLEGPDQPEFHTVILEAALHWRVGDDRIMRGQLTHLLASARNPRIHLRIVAFDHVPPFDGLTNLTMATIMTLRSGQSIVYRPGITRGTYTSKPQEVAEYVSLYDSLEGWALSTEASTALIQKVLEEKYRA is encoded by the coding sequence ATGTCCGATCCGGAACGGCTCGACCCGTCTCGGGGCATCATCGCGCGGTACGCGTCGCGGTTGCGGGAGCTGCGCGTCGAGCGCGGCTTGACCCGGGCGGAGGTCGCGGACCGGGTCTTCCTGTCGTACAGCGCGATCGCGAAGTTCGAGTCGGGCGAACGCTTCCCCGTCGAGGAAGTGGCCCAGTTGCTGGACGAGGTCCTTGAGGCCGGCGGTTCGCTGTTCGACCTTTGGGACGATATCCAGGAGAGCCCGGACACGAGGTGGGCCAAACGGCACCTCGACTACGAGTCGCGCACCGTGAAGTTTCGCCACTACACCGACTTCATGCCCGCGCTCTTGCAGACGGACGACTACTTGACGGCCCTCCTCAGGCACAGCCTGCCGGAGTTTGGAGGCAGCCTGGAGGCAAAGGTCAGGTATCGCCAGAAAAGGCGCGCCCTCCTCGAAGGGCCTGATCAACCGGAGTTCCACACGGTCATCTTGGAAGCCGCCCTGCATTGGCGCGTTGGAGACGACCGGATCATGCGCGGTCAGTTGACACACCTGCTCGCCTCAGCGCGCAATCCGCGTATCCACCTTCGCATAGTGGCGTTCGACCACGTCCCGCCGTTCGACGGGCTCACGAACCTGACCATGGCGACAATCATGACGCTCCGCAGCGGGCAATCGATCGTGTATCGGCCCGGGATCACCAGGGGTACCTACACCTCCAAACCGCAAGAGGTCGCCGAGTACGTATCCCTGTACGATTCCCTCGAAGGCTGGGCTCTTTCAACTGAGGCGTCAACTGCCCTTATCCAAAAAGTGCTTGAGGAGAAGTACCGTGCCTAG
- a CDS encoding DUF397 domain-containing protein translates to MPSVSTDPYVTTWRSSSYSMGEDKCLEVSDEHPGLIPVRDSKTPTGPTLTIPTPAWSAFITALSAESGLAPR, encoded by the coding sequence GTGCCTAGCGTCTCCACGGATCCATATGTGACCACCTGGCGAAGCAGCAGTTACAGCATGGGCGAGGACAAGTGTCTTGAGGTATCGGACGAACACCCCGGCCTGATACCCGTCCGCGACAGCAAAACCCCCACTGGCCCCACCCTCACCATCCCCACCCCCGCGTGGAGCGCGTTCATCACCGCGCTCAGCGCGGAAAGCGGCCTCGCGCCCCGGTAG
- a CDS encoding GNAT family N-acetyltransferase, whose translation MRVSAPANGRQADPDIRIRAGGEDDLGELTRIYNHYVVETPITFDIEPFTVDQRRPWLLEHPDSGPHRLLVAEQGGKLLGYATSSAFRPKHAYATSVETTVYVAPEHVGHGVGRLLYSALFEVLEREDVHMALAGITVPNDASRRLHERFGFRPVGVYEQVGRKFGEYWDVAWFQRQVSREG comes from the coding sequence GTGCGGGTGAGTGCACCAGCGAACGGACGTCAGGCGGACCCGGACATACGGATCCGGGCCGGTGGCGAGGACGACCTCGGCGAGCTGACCCGGATCTACAACCACTACGTCGTCGAGACGCCGATCACCTTCGACATCGAGCCGTTCACCGTGGACCAGCGGCGCCCGTGGCTGCTGGAGCACCCGGATTCCGGGCCGCACCGGCTGCTCGTGGCCGAGCAGGGCGGAAAGCTGCTCGGGTACGCGACCAGCAGCGCCTTCCGTCCGAAGCACGCGTACGCGACGTCCGTCGAGACCACCGTGTACGTGGCGCCGGAACACGTGGGCCACGGCGTCGGCAGGCTGCTGTACTCCGCCCTCTTCGAGGTCCTGGAGCGGGAGGACGTGCACATGGCACTCGCCGGCATCACCGTGCCCAACGACGCGTCCCGCCGCCTCCACGAGCGCTTCGGCTTCCGCCCCGTCGGGGTGTACGAGCAGGTGGGCCGCAAGTTCGGCGAGTACTGGGACGTGGCCTGGTTCCAGCGACAGGTGTCGCGGGAGGGATGA
- a CDS encoding GNAT family N-acetyltransferase produces MTTLEFRRIPEAHLDRALDLTYLAFEESADAERRERHREMLLGAERVGAHDGDDLVGMLAARPLLLSVPGGELPCAGVTFVSVSPGHQGRGVLRGLIGELWSRCRAAGQPLAALWAADAGLYGRFGFGAATHVYGVEIDSDRPLALRIEPADLPVHFVDPEDAPALLAPLHAAHRRRRAGRVSRDSAWWRTRTLPETEDDAPHLSPPRVVTLGTPPVGYAVYRTGDGRDVPGTPDGIVAVSELEADTPEAAAALWRHLVSIDRTERVRAWGRPLDDPLLHFAADRDQVRVTREIPALWLRVLDVPTALKSRSWSAPCDLVLEITDSRAAERLRLTAGPDGATVTRTDEAPDLTFDVRELAACYLGGTGLRDLARAGLVTEHTPGAVARLDAALRTEYPAHTVDEF; encoded by the coding sequence ATGACCACACTGGAATTCCGCCGGATCCCCGAGGCGCACCTGGACCGTGCCCTGGACCTCACCTACCTCGCCTTCGAGGAGTCCGCGGACGCGGAACGGCGCGAGCGCCACCGGGAGATGCTCCTCGGCGCCGAGCGGGTCGGCGCCCACGACGGTGACGACCTGGTCGGCATGCTCGCCGCCCGCCCGCTCCTGTTGTCCGTCCCCGGCGGCGAACTGCCCTGCGCGGGCGTGACGTTCGTCTCCGTGTCCCCCGGCCATCAGGGCCGGGGCGTCCTCAGGGGACTGATCGGCGAACTGTGGAGCCGCTGCCGGGCCGCCGGGCAGCCGCTCGCCGCGCTCTGGGCCGCGGACGCCGGCCTCTACGGCCGCTTCGGCTTCGGCGCCGCCACCCACGTCTACGGAGTGGAGATCGACTCCGACCGCCCGCTCGCCCTGCGCATCGAACCCGCCGACCTCCCCGTGCACTTTGTCGACCCCGAGGACGCCCCCGCCCTCCTCGCTCCCCTCCACGCCGCCCACCGGCGCCGCCGCGCGGGCCGCGTCTCCCGCGACAGCGCATGGTGGCGCACCCGCACACTCCCCGAGACCGAGGACGACGCGCCGCACCTCAGCCCGCCCCGGGTCGTCACGCTCGGCACACCGCCCGTGGGCTACGCCGTCTACCGCACCGGCGACGGCCGCGACGTCCCCGGCACCCCCGACGGCATCGTGGCCGTCTCCGAGCTGGAGGCCGACACCCCCGAGGCCGCCGCGGCGCTCTGGCGCCACCTCGTCTCGATCGACCGCACCGAACGGGTACGCGCCTGGGGCCGCCCCCTGGACGACCCGCTGCTCCACTTCGCCGCCGACCGCGACCAGGTCCGCGTCACCCGGGAGATACCCGCCCTCTGGCTGCGCGTCCTCGACGTGCCCACCGCCCTGAAGTCCCGCTCCTGGTCGGCTCCCTGCGACCTGGTCCTGGAGATCACGGACTCCCGCGCCGCGGAACGCCTCCGCCTCACGGCGGGACCCGACGGCGCCACCGTCACCCGCACCGACGAGGCCCCCGACCTCACCTTCGACGTACGCGAGCTCGCCGCCTGCTACCTCGGCGGCACGGGACTGCGGGATTTGGCACGGGCGGGCCTGGTCACCGAGCACACGCCGGGAGCCGTGGCGCGGCTGGACGCGGCGTTGCGCACGGAGTATCCGGCGCACACGGTCGACGAGTTCTGA
- a CDS encoding DUF6986 family protein: MTTTFDSTLTDRLTARLAAVDADLARRYPGDPGTRQPVHTVYVPADAFAADTVRTWGERALAALDEHAPDAEALSAALGVDATAVHDRVRAKLAREPVEDLRVDFEDGYGRRSDAEEDEAAARAAELTAASVADGSAPPFVGIRAKSMEAAVRDRGVRTLDVFLTGLMAGGGLPAGLVLTLPKVTHAAQVTAMAEVAGEFEKAHGLDAGRLRFEVQIETTQAVLGPDGRATVARLLDAGEGRVSALHYGTFDYSAACGVAPAHQAPDHPAADHAKAVMQTAVAGTGVRLSDGSTNVLPVGPRERVHAAWRYHHALVRRALARAYYQGWDMHPGHLPTRYAAVYGFYREGLDPAAARLAAYAAGSGGDGPILDEPATARSLAGYLLRATDCGAADTAEITGLTGLTRPQLDALAGRAG, translated from the coding sequence GTGACGACGACCTTCGACAGCACGCTGACGGACCGCCTCACGGCCCGGCTCGCCGCCGTGGACGCGGACCTCGCGCGCCGCTACCCCGGCGACCCCGGCACCCGCCAGCCCGTCCACACCGTCTACGTTCCGGCGGACGCCTTCGCGGCGGACACCGTCCGTACGTGGGGCGAACGGGCCCTGGCCGCCCTCGACGAGCACGCGCCGGACGCGGAAGCGCTGTCCGCCGCCCTCGGCGTGGACGCCACGGCCGTCCACGACCGCGTCCGGGCGAAGCTGGCCCGGGAGCCCGTGGAGGACCTGCGCGTCGACTTCGAGGACGGCTACGGCCGCCGTTCCGACGCCGAGGAGGACGAAGCGGCGGCGCGGGCCGCCGAGTTGACGGCGGCGTCGGTCGCGGACGGCAGCGCGCCGCCGTTCGTCGGCATCCGCGCCAAATCCATGGAGGCGGCGGTACGGGACCGGGGCGTCCGCACCCTCGACGTCTTCCTCACGGGCCTGATGGCGGGCGGAGGGCTGCCCGCCGGACTCGTCCTCACCCTCCCCAAGGTCACCCACGCCGCACAGGTCACGGCGATGGCGGAGGTGGCGGGAGAGTTCGAGAAGGCCCACGGCCTGGACGCGGGCCGGCTCCGCTTCGAGGTCCAGATCGAGACCACCCAGGCCGTCCTGGGCCCGGACGGCCGGGCCACGGTCGCGCGGCTGCTGGACGCGGGGGAGGGCCGGGTGAGCGCCCTGCACTACGGCACCTTCGACTACAGCGCGGCGTGCGGCGTCGCCCCGGCACACCAGGCCCCCGACCATCCGGCGGCGGACCACGCTAAGGCCGTGATGCAGACGGCGGTGGCGGGTACGGGGGTACGCCTGTCGGACGGCTCGACGAACGTCCTCCCCGTGGGCCCGCGCGAGCGGGTGCACGCGGCCTGGCGCTACCACCACGCCCTGGTCCGCCGGGCGTTGGCGCGGGCGTACTACCAGGGCTGGGACATGCACCCCGGCCACCTGCCGACGCGGTACGCGGCCGTGTACGGCTTCTACCGCGAGGGCCTGGACCCGGCGGCGGCCCGCCTGGCCGCCTACGCCGCCGGGTCCGGCGGCGACGGCCCCATCCTCGACGAACCCGCCACGGCCCGCTCCCTCGCCGGCTACCTCCTCCGCGCGACCGACTGCGGCGCGGCCGACACGGCGGAGATCACCGGGCTTACGGGCCTCACCCGTCCGCAACTCGACGCACTGGCGGGCCGTGCGGGGTGA
- a CDS encoding electron transfer flavoprotein subunit alpha/FixB family protein, protein MAEVLVYVDHVDGAVRKPTLELLTLARRIGEPVAVHLGAGAEEAAKVLGEHGAVKVLTADAAEFADYLVVPKVDALQAAYEAVNPAAVLVPSSAEGKEIAARLALRIGGGLITDAVDLEAGDEGPVATQSVFAASYSTKSRVTKGTPVITVKPNSAAPEAAPAAGTVEQLSVTFGELATGTKVVSRTPRESTGRPELTEAAIVVSGGRGVNGAENFPLIEALADSLGGAVGASRAAVDAGWYPHTNQVGQTGKSVSPQLYIAAGISGAIQHRAGMQTSKTIVAINKDEEAPIFELVDYGVVGDLFEVVPQLTDEIKARKG, encoded by the coding sequence ATGGCTGAAGTCCTCGTCTACGTAGACCACGTGGACGGCGCCGTCCGCAAGCCCACCCTCGAACTGCTCACCCTCGCCCGCCGCATCGGCGAGCCCGTCGCCGTCCACCTCGGCGCCGGCGCCGAGGAGGCCGCGAAGGTGCTCGGCGAGCACGGCGCCGTCAAGGTGCTCACCGCCGACGCCGCCGAGTTCGCCGACTACCTGGTCGTCCCCAAGGTGGACGCCCTCCAGGCCGCTTACGAGGCCGTCAACCCGGCCGCCGTGCTCGTCCCGTCCTCCGCCGAGGGCAAGGAGATCGCGGCCCGCCTCGCGCTCCGTATCGGCGGCGGCCTCATCACCGACGCCGTCGACCTGGAGGCCGGCGACGAGGGCCCGGTGGCCACGCAGTCCGTCTTCGCGGCCTCGTACTCCACCAAGTCCCGCGTCACCAAGGGCACCCCGGTCATCACCGTCAAGCCCAACTCCGCCGCCCCCGAGGCCGCCCCGGCCGCGGGCACGGTCGAGCAGCTCTCCGTCACCTTCGGCGAGCTGGCCACCGGCACCAAGGTCGTCTCCCGCACCCCGCGCGAGTCGACCGGCCGCCCCGAGCTGACCGAGGCCGCGATCGTGGTCTCCGGCGGCCGCGGCGTCAACGGCGCCGAGAACTTCCCGCTGATCGAGGCCCTGGCGGACTCGCTCGGCGGTGCCGTCGGCGCCTCCCGCGCCGCGGTGGACGCCGGCTGGTACCCGCACACCAACCAGGTCGGCCAGACCGGCAAGTCGGTCTCCCCGCAGCTCTACATCGCGGCGGGCATCTCCGGTGCCATCCAGCACCGGGCCGGCATGCAGACCTCGAAGACGATCGTCGCCATCAACAAGGACGAGGAGGCGCCGATCTTCGAGCTGGTCGACTACGGCGTCGTCGGCGACCTCTTCGAGGTCGTCCCCCAGCTGACGGACGAGATCAAGGCCCGCAAGGGCTGA
- a CDS encoding electron transfer flavoprotein subunit beta/FixA family protein — MSLRIVVCVKYVPDATGDRHFAEDLTVDRDDVDGLLSELDEYAVEQALQIADEADDAEITVLTVGPEDAKDALRKALSMGAHKAVHVEDDDLHGTDVMGTSLVLAKAVEHVGYDLVVCGMASTDGGMGVLPALLAERLGVPQVSLLSQVAVEDGKVTGRRDGDAATEQLEAALPAVVSVTDQSGEARYPSFKGIMAAKKKPVESLDLSDLGIEADEVGLDGAWTKVDSAAERPARTAGTIVKDEGEGGKQLAEFLAGQKFV; from the coding sequence GTGAGCTTGAGGATCGTTGTCTGTGTGAAGTACGTGCCCGACGCCACCGGCGACCGGCACTTCGCCGAGGACCTGACCGTCGACCGCGACGACGTGGACGGCCTGCTCTCGGAGCTCGACGAGTACGCGGTCGAGCAGGCGCTGCAGATCGCCGACGAGGCCGATGACGCGGAGATCACCGTGCTCACCGTCGGCCCCGAGGACGCCAAGGACGCGCTGCGCAAGGCGCTGTCCATGGGGGCGCACAAGGCCGTCCACGTCGAGGACGACGACCTGCACGGCACCGACGTCATGGGCACCTCGCTGGTGCTGGCCAAGGCCGTCGAGCACGTCGGCTACGACCTGGTCGTCTGCGGCATGGCCTCCACCGACGGCGGCATGGGCGTGCTCCCGGCCCTCCTCGCCGAGCGCCTGGGCGTCCCGCAGGTCTCCCTGCTCTCCCAGGTCGCGGTCGAGGACGGCAAGGTGACCGGCCGCCGCGACGGCGACGCCGCCACCGAGCAGCTGGAGGCCGCCCTCCCGGCCGTCGTCTCCGTCACCGACCAGTCGGGCGAGGCGCGTTACCCCTCCTTCAAGGGCATCATGGCCGCGAAGAAGAAGCCGGTGGAGTCGCTGGACCTGTCCGACCTGGGCATCGAGGCGGACGAGGTCGGCCTCGACGGCGCCTGGACCAAGGTCGACAGCGCCGCCGAGCGGCCGGCCCGCACGGCCGGCACGATCGTCAAGGACGAGGGCGAGGGCGGCAAGCAGCTCGCCGAGTTCCTCGCGGGCCAGAAGTTCGTCTGA
- a CDS encoding flavin reductase family protein — translation MSVSPDLSTLRAAGPELLRSVFRRHAAGVAVITAQGDRPVGFTATSLTSVAAEPPIVSFGVGTGSSSWPVLAETEHVGVHILGEHQRELAAVFARSGADRFAAPTRWRAGPEEVPLLEGVLAWLVCRVVARVPAGDHCLVLAEAVTGEAAGTGRPLLYHQGRFNGLRD, via the coding sequence ATGTCGGTCTCGCCCGACCTCAGCACCCTCCGCGCCGCCGGCCCCGAGCTGCTGCGCTCGGTCTTCCGCCGGCACGCCGCCGGCGTGGCCGTGATCACCGCCCAGGGCGACCGCCCCGTGGGATTCACCGCGACCTCCCTCACCTCCGTGGCCGCCGAGCCCCCGATCGTCTCCTTCGGCGTCGGCACCGGCTCGTCCAGCTGGCCCGTCCTCGCCGAGACCGAACATGTCGGCGTGCACATACTCGGCGAGCACCAGCGCGAACTGGCCGCCGTCTTCGCCCGCAGCGGCGCCGACCGCTTCGCCGCGCCCACCCGGTGGCGCGCCGGACCGGAGGAGGTGCCGCTGCTGGAGGGCGTGCTGGCGTGGCTGGTGTGCCGGGTGGTGGCCCGGGTCCCCGCCGGTGACCACTGCCTCGTCCTCGCCGAGGCGGTGACGGGCGAGGCCGCCGGAACGGGCCGTCCCCTGCTCTACCACCAGGGACGCTTCAACGGTTTGCGGGACTGA
- a CDS encoding TlpA family protein disulfide reductase produces the protein MDTGAPRLDAAALGAELGERATLVQFSSAFCQPCRATRRVLADVAGMVDGVAHVEIDAEARLGLVRSLDITATPTVLVLDAAGRVVRRAEGEPRKAHVIAALGAAVDNP, from the coding sequence TTGGACACCGGCGCGCCACGCCTGGACGCCGCCGCGCTCGGCGCCGAGCTGGGCGAGCGGGCCACCCTCGTCCAGTTCTCCAGCGCGTTCTGCCAGCCGTGCCGGGCCACCCGGCGGGTCCTCGCCGACGTCGCGGGCATGGTCGACGGCGTCGCCCACGTCGAGATCGACGCCGAGGCGCGGCTCGGCCTCGTCAGATCCCTGGACATCACCGCGACGCCGACCGTGCTCGTCCTCGACGCCGCCGGCCGCGTCGTGCGCCGCGCCGAGGGCGAGCCGCGCAAGGCGCACGTCATCGCGGCGCTCGGGGCGGCCGTGGACAACCCGTGA
- a CDS encoding lysophospholipid acyltransferase family protein, translated as MAELVYPPVIGAVRTMFKAADLRLDVQGTEHVPERGGAVLVSNHIGYLDFVFCGLAARPAKRLVRFMAKESVFRHKVSGPLMRAMKHIPVDRSAGLDAYKHALSALRSGEIVGVFPEATISTSFTLKSFKSGAARLAQEAGVPLLPMALWGTQRLWTKGRKRNLGRSHIPVAIRVGAPVEADPDEPAEKVTERLRARVQELLEAAQRAYPVRPKGPDDTWWVPAHLGGTAPTPAQVAALEGV; from the coding sequence ATGGCAGAGCTCGTGTACCCCCCGGTGATCGGCGCCGTCCGCACCATGTTCAAGGCCGCCGACCTGCGCCTCGACGTCCAGGGCACCGAGCATGTGCCAGAGCGCGGCGGTGCCGTCCTGGTGAGCAACCACATCGGCTACCTCGACTTCGTCTTCTGCGGCCTCGCCGCCCGGCCGGCGAAGCGGCTGGTGCGCTTCATGGCCAAGGAGTCGGTCTTCCGGCACAAGGTGTCGGGGCCGCTGATGCGGGCGATGAAGCACATCCCCGTCGACCGCTCGGCGGGCCTCGACGCGTACAAGCACGCCCTGTCGGCGCTGCGCTCGGGCGAGATCGTCGGGGTGTTCCCGGAGGCGACGATCTCCACCTCGTTCACCCTGAAGAGCTTCAAGTCCGGCGCGGCGCGGCTGGCGCAGGAGGCCGGGGTGCCGCTGCTGCCGATGGCCCTGTGGGGCACGCAGCGCCTGTGGACCAAGGGACGCAAGCGGAACCTGGGCCGTAGCCATATACCGGTGGCGATCCGGGTGGGGGCGCCCGTCGAGGCGGACCCGGACGAGCCGGCGGAGAAGGTCACCGAGCGGCTGCGGGCCCGGGTGCAGGAGCTGCTGGAGGCGGCGCAGCGGGCGTACCCGGTGCGGCCGAAGGGCCCGGACGACACATGGTGGGTACCGGCACACCTGGGCGGGACGGCCCCGACGCCGGCGCAGGTGGCGGCGCTGGAGGGCGTGTAG
- a CDS encoding threonine aldolase family protein, translating into MSETDAIRRHDPRVRGFASDNYAGAHPEVLAALALANGGHQIAYGEDQYTEHLQEVFRSHFGPTAEAFPVFNGTGANVVALQAVTERWGAVICAASAHINVDECGAPERVGGLKLLTVPTPHGKLTPELIDREAWGWDDEHRAQPQVVSIAQTTELGTCYTPEEIREICDHAHERGMKVHLDGSRAANAAATLGVPLRAFTTDAGVDLLSFGGTKNGLLFGECVVVLNPGAVKAMKHLRKLSMQLASKMRFVSVQFEALLAGDLWLRSASHANAMAARLAEGVRAVDGVEVLHPVESNAVFARLPREVSERLQKRYRFYFWDEAAGDVRWMCSFDTTEDDVDAFTALVKEEMARG; encoded by the coding sequence GTGAGCGAGACCGACGCGATACGCCGGCACGACCCCCGGGTCCGCGGCTTCGCCAGTGACAACTACGCCGGCGCGCACCCGGAGGTCCTCGCGGCCCTCGCCCTCGCCAACGGCGGCCACCAGATCGCGTACGGGGAGGACCAGTACACCGAGCACCTCCAGGAGGTGTTCCGCTCCCACTTCGGGCCCACCGCCGAGGCGTTCCCCGTCTTCAACGGCACGGGCGCCAACGTCGTCGCCCTCCAGGCGGTGACGGAGCGGTGGGGCGCGGTGATCTGCGCCGCCTCGGCCCACATCAACGTCGACGAGTGCGGCGCGCCCGAGCGCGTCGGCGGGCTGAAGCTGCTCACCGTGCCCACCCCGCACGGCAAGCTCACGCCCGAGCTGATCGACCGCGAGGCGTGGGGCTGGGACGACGAGCACCGCGCGCAGCCGCAGGTCGTCTCGATCGCCCAGACCACCGAGCTCGGGACCTGCTACACCCCCGAGGAGATCCGGGAGATCTGCGACCACGCCCACGAGCGGGGCATGAAGGTCCACCTGGACGGCTCGCGCGCCGCCAACGCCGCGGCCACGCTGGGCGTCCCGCTGCGCGCGTTCACCACGGACGCGGGCGTCGACCTGCTCTCCTTCGGCGGCACCAAGAACGGCCTGCTGTTCGGCGAGTGCGTCGTCGTGCTGAACCCCGGCGCGGTCAAGGCGATGAAGCACCTGCGCAAGCTGTCGATGCAGCTCGCCTCCAAGATGCGCTTCGTCTCGGTGCAGTTCGAGGCGCTGCTGGCCGGCGACCTCTGGCTGCGGAGCGCGTCCCACGCCAACGCGATGGCCGCCCGCCTCGCCGAGGGCGTCCGCGCGGTGGACGGCGTCGAGGTGCTGCACCCCGTCGAGTCGAACGCCGTCTTCGCGCGCCTGCCGCGCGAGGTGAGCGAGCGGCTCCAGAAGCGGTACCGCTTCTACTTCTGGGACGAGGCGGCGGGCGACGTCCGCTGGATGTGCTCCTTCGACACCACGGAGGACGACGTGGACGCGTTCACCGCGCTCGTCAAGGAGGAGATGGCACGGGGGTGA